In Nomia melanderi isolate GNS246 chromosome 4, iyNomMela1, whole genome shotgun sequence, the following are encoded in one genomic region:
- the Tpcn1 gene encoding two pore segment channel 1 isoform X2 has protein sequence MSSPKTSKYSDNYQRFNDDANTTFEQEISQQSCQRKHINSPGSNSETNQLPQQFDTDEIERDTMTNNAILPLHDSLSDHDLYWEMNYHKAAIFLEEGRNNEKFESHPRHPEDLPAYLLVHNNWYYGLDLLTSLILLALALVEDPAVPLFRIPVWAHGSIELFALMIIGIELTLKLRWIGWATMLKHKRTMLKCITLVIMFLEAMTVLVRQSSHFRVTRALRPIFLIDTKCFGGVRRFIRQILQTLPPILDMLGLLLFFITLYTVLGYYMFSEMNRYFCTLQDSFVSLFVLLTTANFPDVMMPSYSKNKWYAIYFVSYLSTMLYVMMNLMLAVVNETFTAAERDKFKKLFLHKRKACQHAFKLLVSKQSPDKMRFRQFEGLMRYYAPNKSIRDIVLIFRHLNASGTGVLSSQEFLNIYDTITLQWEPQYSSVPWYHGASQPLQILCNGAHAAIRWSYFETVMYITIVANGIAMIIRILQGGDILYSAHLFAASWDTFLFGGIFVAEALIKVLGLGTRWYLSSGWNLFDLSTSVMTLIAACILRLFPSATFFVLFRPLRLLRLFKMKKRYRDVFGTLVILTPLMSSTAVVMLVLYYFFAIIGMELFAGYNMRNCCKNTTVEDFYKYSVNESTTLGYYYLNTFDNLIASGMTLFELTVINNWFILMNAYAFTVGMYTRIYFMIFYLVTMIVLTIVVSSFLEAFRFRIHYKKSTSKRDEEKMLHEEVELRWDELQCIIEDFQILEKLRPSLVVGGTTVFIGSRPRTREVLQRKMYTTEINEWIEEAKEAEGLYLSNPVYNADENFREDRISESDHLRLRENSRPMQQNTSNVV, from the exons GGAAGCATATAAATTCACCAGGAAGCAATAGCGAAACCAATCAGTTGCCACAACAATTTGATACTGATGAAATAGAAAGAGACACCATGACTAATAATGCTATACTTCCTTTACACGATTCCCTTTCAGATCATGATTTGTATTGGGAAATGAATTATCATAAGGCTGCAATTTTTTTAGAG gaaggtagaaacaatgaaaaatttgaatcgCATCCAAGGCATCCTGAAGATTTACCAGCTTATTTACTAGTTCACAATAATTGGTACTATGGATTAGATTTGTTAACTTCACTTATACTTTTAGCTTTAGCTCTTGTGGAAGATCCAGCTGTACCATTATTTAGA atacCAGTGTGGGCACATGGGTCAATAGAACTTTTTGCTTTAATGATTATAGGCAttgaattaacattaaaattaagatGGATTGGCTGGGCAACTATGTTGAAGCATAAAAGAACAATGTTAAAG TGTATTACATTGGTTATAATGTTTTTAGAAGCAATGACAGTTTTAGTGAGACAGTCATCACACTTTCGAGTAACACGTGCTTTAAGGCCTATCTTTTTAATAGATACAAAATGCTTTGGAGGTGTACGAAGATTTATAAGACAAATACTTCAGACGTTACCTCCTATATTGGATATGTTAGGTCtgcttttatttttcattacactTTACACAGTATTGGGTTATTATATGTTTTCTGAAATGAACAGATATTTTTGTACACTGCAAGATAGTTTTGTAAGTCTTTTTGTTCTTCTCACCACTGCTAA TTTTCCAGATGTAATGATGCCATCATATTCAAAAAATAAGTGGTATGCAATATACTTTGTCTCTTATTTGTCAACAATGTTATATGTGATGATGAACTTAATGTTGGCAgtagtaaatgaaacatttacagCTGCCGAAAgagataaatttaaaaagttatttttgCATAAAAGAAAAGCATGCCAGCATGCCTTTAAGTTATTAGTCTCAAAACAGAGTCCTGATAAAATGCGATTTCGtcagttcgaagggttaatgcGATACTACGCtccaaataaaa gtATAAGAgacattgttttaatttttcgcCATCTAAATGCCTCTGGAACTGGGGTATTAAGTTctcaagaatttttaaatatttatgacacAATAACACTTCAGTGGGAACCACAATATTCCAGTGTACCTTGGTATCACGGTGCATCTCAACCCTTACAAATCCTCTGCAATGGAGCTCATGCTGCTATCAGATGGAGCTACTTTGAAACTGTGATGT ACATAACAATCGTTGCAAATGGCATAGCAATGATAATAAGAATTCTACAAGGGGGTGATATTCTTTACAGTGCACATCTATTTGCAGCATCATGGGATACCTTCCTTTTTGGAGGAA TATTCGTAGCTGAAGCACTCATTAAAGTACTAGGTCTTGGTACAAGATGGTACCTAAGCTCTGGATGGAATCTTTTTGATTTAAGCACGTCTGTAATGACACTTATTGCTGCTTGTATTTTACGTCTTTTCCCATCAGCCACATTCTTTGTTTTATTCAGACCACTTAGActtttaagattatttaaaatgaaaaaaagatacAGAGATGTGTTTGGCACACTTGTTATTTTAACTCCTTTAATGTCTTCTACTGCTGTGGTCATGCTCGTTTTATACTACTTTTTTGCTATTATCGGAATGGAACTATTCGCTGGCTACAATATGCGGAATTGTTGCAA GAATACAACAGTTGAAGACTTTTACAAGTACTCTGTTAATGAAAGTACTACATTGGGATATTATTATCTAAATACTTTTGACAATCTAATAGCCAGTGGAATGACACTTTTTGAATTAACAGTTATTAATAACTGGTTCATATTAATGAATGCATACGCGTTTACTGTTGGCATGTatacaagaatatattttatgatattttatttggtaaCAATGATTGTATTAACAATTGTGGTCTCCAGCTTCTTAGAAGCATTCCGATTTAGAATACATTATAAGAAATCGACATCTAAACGTGAtg AGGAAAAAATGCTCCACGAAGAAGTGGAACTGAGATGGGATGAATTGCAATGTATAATAgaagattttcaaattttagaaaaattgagacCTTCCCTTGTAGTCGGC GGTACCACTGTTTTTATTGGATCGCGTCCTCGAACGCGAGAAGTACTACAACGAAAAATGTATACAACTGAAATTAACGAATGGATTGAAGAAGCAAAAGAAGCTGAAGGATTGTATTTATCAAATCCTGTATATAACGCAGATGAAAATTTTAGGGAGGATAGAATATCTGAATCAGATCATCTTAGATTAAGAGAAAATTCACGACCAATGCAACAAAATACATCTAATGTTGTGTAA
- the Tpcn1 gene encoding two pore segment channel 1 isoform X1: MSSPKTSKYSDNYQRFNDDANTTFEQEISQQSCQKYGSMLSYSFPGKHINSPGSNSETNQLPQQFDTDEIERDTMTNNAILPLHDSLSDHDLYWEMNYHKAAIFLEEGRNNEKFESHPRHPEDLPAYLLVHNNWYYGLDLLTSLILLALALVEDPAVPLFRIPVWAHGSIELFALMIIGIELTLKLRWIGWATMLKHKRTMLKCITLVIMFLEAMTVLVRQSSHFRVTRALRPIFLIDTKCFGGVRRFIRQILQTLPPILDMLGLLLFFITLYTVLGYYMFSEMNRYFCTLQDSFVSLFVLLTTANFPDVMMPSYSKNKWYAIYFVSYLSTMLYVMMNLMLAVVNETFTAAERDKFKKLFLHKRKACQHAFKLLVSKQSPDKMRFRQFEGLMRYYAPNKSIRDIVLIFRHLNASGTGVLSSQEFLNIYDTITLQWEPQYSSVPWYHGASQPLQILCNGAHAAIRWSYFETVMYITIVANGIAMIIRILQGGDILYSAHLFAASWDTFLFGGIFVAEALIKVLGLGTRWYLSSGWNLFDLSTSVMTLIAACILRLFPSATFFVLFRPLRLLRLFKMKKRYRDVFGTLVILTPLMSSTAVVMLVLYYFFAIIGMELFAGYNMRNCCKNTTVEDFYKYSVNESTTLGYYYLNTFDNLIASGMTLFELTVINNWFILMNAYAFTVGMYTRIYFMIFYLVTMIVLTIVVSSFLEAFRFRIHYKKSTSKRDEEKMLHEEVELRWDELQCIIEDFQILEKLRPSLVVGGTTVFIGSRPRTREVLQRKMYTTEINEWIEEAKEAEGLYLSNPVYNADENFREDRISESDHLRLRENSRPMQQNTSNVV; encoded by the exons aatATGGATCAATGTTATCGTATTCTTTCCCAGGGAAGCATATAAATTCACCAGGAAGCAATAGCGAAACCAATCAGTTGCCACAACAATTTGATACTGATGAAATAGAAAGAGACACCATGACTAATAATGCTATACTTCCTTTACACGATTCCCTTTCAGATCATGATTTGTATTGGGAAATGAATTATCATAAGGCTGCAATTTTTTTAGAG gaaggtagaaacaatgaaaaatttgaatcgCATCCAAGGCATCCTGAAGATTTACCAGCTTATTTACTAGTTCACAATAATTGGTACTATGGATTAGATTTGTTAACTTCACTTATACTTTTAGCTTTAGCTCTTGTGGAAGATCCAGCTGTACCATTATTTAGA atacCAGTGTGGGCACATGGGTCAATAGAACTTTTTGCTTTAATGATTATAGGCAttgaattaacattaaaattaagatGGATTGGCTGGGCAACTATGTTGAAGCATAAAAGAACAATGTTAAAG TGTATTACATTGGTTATAATGTTTTTAGAAGCAATGACAGTTTTAGTGAGACAGTCATCACACTTTCGAGTAACACGTGCTTTAAGGCCTATCTTTTTAATAGATACAAAATGCTTTGGAGGTGTACGAAGATTTATAAGACAAATACTTCAGACGTTACCTCCTATATTGGATATGTTAGGTCtgcttttatttttcattacactTTACACAGTATTGGGTTATTATATGTTTTCTGAAATGAACAGATATTTTTGTACACTGCAAGATAGTTTTGTAAGTCTTTTTGTTCTTCTCACCACTGCTAA TTTTCCAGATGTAATGATGCCATCATATTCAAAAAATAAGTGGTATGCAATATACTTTGTCTCTTATTTGTCAACAATGTTATATGTGATGATGAACTTAATGTTGGCAgtagtaaatgaaacatttacagCTGCCGAAAgagataaatttaaaaagttatttttgCATAAAAGAAAAGCATGCCAGCATGCCTTTAAGTTATTAGTCTCAAAACAGAGTCCTGATAAAATGCGATTTCGtcagttcgaagggttaatgcGATACTACGCtccaaataaaa gtATAAGAgacattgttttaatttttcgcCATCTAAATGCCTCTGGAACTGGGGTATTAAGTTctcaagaatttttaaatatttatgacacAATAACACTTCAGTGGGAACCACAATATTCCAGTGTACCTTGGTATCACGGTGCATCTCAACCCTTACAAATCCTCTGCAATGGAGCTCATGCTGCTATCAGATGGAGCTACTTTGAAACTGTGATGT ACATAACAATCGTTGCAAATGGCATAGCAATGATAATAAGAATTCTACAAGGGGGTGATATTCTTTACAGTGCACATCTATTTGCAGCATCATGGGATACCTTCCTTTTTGGAGGAA TATTCGTAGCTGAAGCACTCATTAAAGTACTAGGTCTTGGTACAAGATGGTACCTAAGCTCTGGATGGAATCTTTTTGATTTAAGCACGTCTGTAATGACACTTATTGCTGCTTGTATTTTACGTCTTTTCCCATCAGCCACATTCTTTGTTTTATTCAGACCACTTAGActtttaagattatttaaaatgaaaaaaagatacAGAGATGTGTTTGGCACACTTGTTATTTTAACTCCTTTAATGTCTTCTACTGCTGTGGTCATGCTCGTTTTATACTACTTTTTTGCTATTATCGGAATGGAACTATTCGCTGGCTACAATATGCGGAATTGTTGCAA GAATACAACAGTTGAAGACTTTTACAAGTACTCTGTTAATGAAAGTACTACATTGGGATATTATTATCTAAATACTTTTGACAATCTAATAGCCAGTGGAATGACACTTTTTGAATTAACAGTTATTAATAACTGGTTCATATTAATGAATGCATACGCGTTTACTGTTGGCATGTatacaagaatatattttatgatattttatttggtaaCAATGATTGTATTAACAATTGTGGTCTCCAGCTTCTTAGAAGCATTCCGATTTAGAATACATTATAAGAAATCGACATCTAAACGTGAtg AGGAAAAAATGCTCCACGAAGAAGTGGAACTGAGATGGGATGAATTGCAATGTATAATAgaagattttcaaattttagaaaaattgagacCTTCCCTTGTAGTCGGC GGTACCACTGTTTTTATTGGATCGCGTCCTCGAACGCGAGAAGTACTACAACGAAAAATGTATACAACTGAAATTAACGAATGGATTGAAGAAGCAAAAGAAGCTGAAGGATTGTATTTATCAAATCCTGTATATAACGCAGATGAAAATTTTAGGGAGGATAGAATATCTGAATCAGATCATCTTAGATTAAGAGAAAATTCACGACCAATGCAACAAAATACATCTAATGTTGTGTAA
- the LOC116425245 gene encoding bolA-like protein 2 gives MPYSESYIKNKLIEGLNASHVEVIDQSDGCGAKFSVVVVSDAFEGKPLLQRHRLVNALLEEELKTIHAFSQKTLTPEQWEKQKS, from the exons atgcCATATTCTGagagttatattaaaaataaattaatcgaagGATTGAACGCTTCACACGTG GAAGTGATAGATCAGTCTGATGGTTGTGGTGCCAAATTTTCTGTAGTAGTTGTTTCTGATGCATTTGAAGGCAAACCATTACTTCAACGTCACAG GTTGGTAAATGCATTGTTAGAAGAGGAACTTAAAACAATTCATGCATTTTCTCAAAAAACATTAACTCCAGAACAGTGGGAGAAACAGAAAAGTTAA
- the LOC116425244 gene encoding mevalonate kinase — protein MIQFKVSAPGKVILYGEHAVVYGRTAIAASLGLRTIADFSELPEIEQLIKICFPKVNLFINVPLQQVQDFLLTNKNLKCTENYEEFYNKIKEFVGAIGYFHVKQKLSLEVLFYLLIYIIQNNELNIKAFQIQLNTELSISSGLGSSASFAVCIAACFLHWSHLQKNISKTFDISDLEIISKYALSSERIMHGTPSGIDNSICTYGSIIEYKKDNYIKTIGVTQIMKILLVDTRVSRSTKALVEKLAELKYMYPVIIDLIMDSIDHIAITAIKVIQKINNPANTDNETLFEGYRQLMTLINMNQGLLTTCQVSHPSLDRICAEAQNYALAAKLTGAGGGGYAYILLLPDTQPETIASISRKLIADGFPVTLTTLGGAGVQIHK, from the exons ATGATTCAGTTCAAAGTTTCTGCGCCTGGAAAAGTTATTCTTTATGGAGAACATGCTGTAGTATATGGAAGAACTGCTATTGCAGCGAGTTTAGGTTTACGTACAATTGCAGATTTTTCTGAATTGCCAGAAATAGAACAACtgattaaaatatgttttcctaaagtaaatttatttataaacgtaCCTTTGCAACAAGTACAAGATTTTCTGTTgactaacaaaaatttaaagTGCACGGaaaattatgaagaattttataataaaataaaagagtttGTTGGTGCCATTGGATATTTTCatgtaaaacaaaaattaagctTGGAAGTTCTATTTTATCTTCTTATTTACattatacaaaacaatgaaCTTAATATAAAAGCATTTCAAATTCAGTTAAACACAGAATTGTCAATTAGTTCTGGTTTAGGTAGTTCTGCTTCATTCGCAGTTTGTATTGCTGCTTGTTTTTTGCATTGGTCACacctacaaaaaaatatttctaaaacattTGATATTTCTGATTTAgagattatttcaaaatatgctCTAAGCAGTGAAAGAATTATGCATGGTACTCCATCTGGAATAGATAATTCTATCTGTACATATGGATccattatagaatataaaaaggataattatataaaaactataggcGTTAcacaaattatgaaaattttactgGTGGATACAAGAGTTAGCAGAAGCACAAAAGCATTAGTAGAAAAATTAGCAGAACTAAAATACATGTATCCTGTTATTATCGATTTAATCATGGATTCAATAGATCATATAGCAATTACGGCAATTAAGGTTATACAAAAAATTAACAATCCTGCGAATACCGATAATGAAACACTATTTGAAGGATACAGACAATTAATG ACGCTCATTAACATGAATCAAGGACTATTAACTACGTGTCAGGTATCACATCCATCTTTAGATAGAATTTGTGCAGAAGCACAAAATTATGCTTTAGCAGCAAAACTGACTGGTGCCGGCGGTGGCGGATATgcgtatattttattattaccagACACTCAACCGGAAACAATTGCAAGCATTTCACGAAAATTAATTGCAGATGGATTTCCTGTCACATTAACAACTTTAGGAGGTGCAGGTGtacaaattcataaataa
- the LOC116425243 gene encoding dolichyl pyrophosphate Man9GlcNAc2 alpha-1,3-glucosyltransferase, which produces MQGNKQIMLISLFALLLRWCVTYHSYSGEGKPPLFGDYEAQRHWQEITFNLPVENWYINTTDNDLQYWGLDYPPLTAYHSFILGYVADKINFSYISLYESRGFSSESHKYFMRLSVLLADILVYLPAIIYFACTNQISNAETKETNIFGFDRKDIVILIMLIYPGLILIDHGHFQYNCISLGLFIGAVATMLRNSFIFGSFLFVAALNYKQMELYHALPIFLYILGKHLSLRKEFSLSNIGMLLCISFIVIFTFIIMWLPYIKNLETFASVMIRLFPVARGIFEDKVANVWCAINILYKLRNTFTNIQLAKICLVITTVAILPSCINIYLHPEKEKFIISLINCALSFFLFSFQVHEKSILLVAIPVLLHFQNDPFPCFWFLIISHFSMLPLFMKDNLYSAYWITLIFFILITLWVYPDILNYNKLLANKTPKPNVQKRIKTKLLRNNKSKSVFTRMKKDVIYYYKNNFIIVLKYDLLLNMLFYSSIIGIIMLSIVSGFLEPPKKYPDLFPLLVSVYSCGHFIVFYVYFNYKQLCV; this is translated from the coding sequence ATGCAAGGGAATAAACAGATTATGTTAATTTCCCTATTTGCACTCCTCTTAAGATGGTGTGTTACGTACCATTCATATAGTGGTGAAGGAAAACCTCCACTGTTTGGAGATTATGAAGCTCAACGACATTGGCAAGagataacatttaatttacctGTTGAAAATTGGTATATTAATACTACGGACAATGATTTACAATATTGGGGATTAGACTATCCTCCCTTAACGGCttatcatagttttatattgggcTATGTTGCCGAtaagattaatttttcatatatttcattatacgaATCAAGAGGGTTTTCTTCTGAaagtcataaatattttatgagacTTAGTGTTTTATTAGCagatattttagtttatttaccagcaataatttatttcgcaTGTACTAATCAAATATCAAAcgcagaaacaaaagaaactaaTATATTTGGTTTTGATAGAAAGGATATTGTTATTCTAATAATGCTAATTTATCCAGGCTTAATATTAATAGATCATGGTCACTttcaatataattgtatatcGTTAGGACTATTTATTGGTGCCGTTGCAACCATGCttcgaaattcatttatttttggatcatttttatttgtagctgctctaaattataaacaaatggaACTTTATCATGCATTAccaatatttttgtacattctCGGCAAACATTTATCTctaagaaaagaattttcattatcCAATATAGGAATGCTATTGTGCATATCATTTATagtaatttttacatttattattatgtgGTTACCTTATATAAAGAATTTAGAAACTTTCGCTTCTGTTATGATCCGATTATTTCCAGTTGCCAGAGGTATATTTGAAGATAAAGTAGCCAATGTTTGGTGTGCAAtcaatattctttataaattacGTAATACCtttacaaatatacaattaGCTAAAATTTGTTTGGTAATAACAACAGTTGCAATTCTACCaagttgtataaatatatatctacatccagaaaaagagaaattcaTCATTTCCCTTATCAATTGCGCACtatcatttttccttttttcatttcaaGTTCATGAAAAGTCAATTTTGCTCGTTGCAATTccagttttattacattttcaaaatgatccatttccATGTTTTTGGTTTCTAATTATTTCACATTTCAGCATGTTACCTTTATTTATGAAAGACAATTTATATTCAGCTTATTGGATAACTTTAATCTTTTTTATCCTTATTACACTTTGGGTATATCCTGATATACTTAATTATAACAAACTATTGGCTAATAAAACTCCAAAACCAAATGTACAGAAACGGATTAAAACAAAACtattaagaaacaataaaagTAAATCAGTTTTCACAAGAATGAAAAAGGATGTAATATATtactacaaaaataattttattattgtattaaagtaTGATCTTTTGCTAAATATGTTATTCTACAGTTCAATTATAGGAATAATAATGTTATCTATTGTTAGTGGTTTTCTGGAACCTCCAAAAAAATATCCAGATCTATTTCCATTATTAGTTTCTGTATATTCTTGTGgacattttattgtattctatgtatatttcaattataaacaattatgtgtataa